GGGGCCGCCGGGCGCACGCTGGAGCTGGTCTTCTCCCCCCTGCCCAGCGCCTCTGGCGGCATGCGCCAGTGGCTCGTGGTGGGGCGCGACATCACCGCCGTGCGCCGCCTGGAGGAGAAGCTCAAACGCATGGCCCTGTTCGACGGCCTCACCGGGCTTCTGAACCACTACCAGTTCCACGTGGTGCTGGAGCGGGAGGTCAACCGCTCGCGCCGCACCGGGCGCCCCCTGGGCCTGTTCTTCTTCGACCTGGACAACTTCAAGACCGTCAACGACAATCTGGGCCACCAGGCCGGGGACGAGGTGCTGCGCACCGTGTCGCGCATCCTCAAGGCCCGCCTGCGCAAAGGCATGGACTACCCCTGCCGCTACGGCGGGGACGAATTCGCGGTGGTCGTCACCGAGATCGAGCCGAGCCAGCTCGAACACCTGGCCGGACGCGTGCTCGAGGCGGTCCAGGAGGAGTTCAAGGGCGTGCTGGGCCTTTCCGTCGGCATGGCCATGCTCCAGGAAGACGAGTTGCCCTCCTCCCTGCTGCGCAGGGCGGACCAGGCTTCTTATCAAGCTAAGAACCAGGGGGGCCACCGCTTCCTCTGGGCCTGAACATTGGCGATACGTACCGCCGGTCGGCCCTCGGGCCTGTCCGGCGTGAAACTCCCTACACTTACTGACGAGGAAATCCGCATGCTCTTTCGGGTGGAAGTAGCTCCCAAGCCACACGTTCTCGACGTTCCCGGACGCCGCGCCGCGATGAGGATCACGCATGAACTGGGCGTGGAGGTCGACGGCGCCGCCGTGGTGAAAACCTACACCGTGGCCGGGCTGGACAGGCAGGAGATCGACCGGGTCATCGAGGCGGCCGCCCTGCACGACCCCGTGTCCCACGTGGCGTCGATCACGCCGCTGGCCCAAGGTTTCGACTGGATCATCGAGGTGGGCCTGCGCCCCGGCGTCACCGACAACGAAGGCCGCACCGCCAAGGAGACCCTGGCCCTGGTGCTCGGGCTGGACAAGGCCCGCGTCCGCTCCCTGGCCGTGTACACCTCCAGCCAGTACGCCCTCTCCGGCAAGCTGGACCTCGCGCAGGTGGAGCACATCGCCAAGGACCACCTCTGCAACGAACTGATCCAGCGCTACGAGGTCAAGTCCGCCGCGCAGTGGGCCGAGAAGGCCGGCTTCGAGCCCCGCGCCGCCCAGGTGACCGGCCGCGCCAGCGACGAGGTGCTCACCATCGACCTCGCCGCCATGAGCGACGACGAGCTGATGGCCTTCAGCCGCGACAACGTGCTGGCCCTCTCCCTGGAGGAGATGCTGGCCATCCGCGACCACTACTCCGCCCCCGGGGTGGCCGAACGCCGCAAGGCTGCCGGGCTCCCGGCCCAGCCCACCGACGCGGAGCTTGAGGTGCTGGCCCAGACCTGGTCCGAGCACTGCAAGCATAAGATCTTCTCCGCCGACATCGACTACGAGAACGCCGAGACCGGCACGCGCCAGAGCATCCAGAGCCTCTACAAGACCTATATCCAGGGTTCCACCGCGGCCATCCGCAAATCCATGGGCGCGGGAGACATCTGCCTCTCGGTCTTCAAGGACAACGCGGGCGTGATCCGCTTCACCGACGAGCACCACCTCTGCGTCAAGGTGGAGACGCACAACTCACCCTCCGCGCTGGACCCCTACGGCGGCGCGCTCACCGGCATCGTGGGCGTCAACCGCGACCCCATGGGCACCGGCATGGGCGCGAACCTGCTCTGCAACACGGACGTGTTCTGCTTCGCCTCCCCCTTCCACGACGAGCCCCTGCCCCCGCGCCTGCTGCACCCGCGCCGCGTGATGGAAGGCGTGCGCGAGGGCGTGGAGCACGGCGGCAACAAGTCCGGCATCCCCACGGTGAACGGCTCGGTGGTGTTCCACGAGCGTTTCCTGGGCAAGCCCCTGGTGTTCTGCGGCACCGTGGGCATCATGCCCGCCGAGGTGGGCGGCAAGCCCAGCTTCGAGAAGCGCGCCCTGCCCGGCGACCGCATCGTCATGACCGGCGGGCGCATCGGCAAGGACGGCATCCACGGGGCCACCTTCTCCTCCGAGGAGCTGCACGAAGGCTCCCCGGCCACCGCGGTGCAGATCGGCGACCCCATCACCCAGCGCAAGATGTACGACTTCCTCATGCGCGCCAGGGATCTGGGCCTCTACCACGCCATCACGGACAACGGCGCGGGCGGCCTGTCCTCCTCCGTGGGCGAGATGGCCCAGGACAGCGGCGGCGCGGAGCTCGACCTCTCCAAGGCCCCGCTCAAGTACGACGGCCTGCGCCCCTGGGAGATACTGCTCTCCGAGGCCCAGGAGCGCATGACAGTGGCCGTCGGCCCGGACCAGTTCGAAAGCTTCATGGCCCTGGCCGCAGAGATGGACGTCGAAGCCACCGACCTGGGCCGCTTCACGGACTCCGGCACCCTGAGCGTGAGCTATGGCCAGAAGCCCGTGGCCATGCTGGACATGGACTTCCTGCACGGCGGCACCCCCAGGATGCGTCTGGAGGCCCGCTGGGAGCGCCCGGAAGCCATCTGCCAGCCCCAGCCCGCCGTTGAGGACCAGGCCGGCCTGCTCATGAGCATGCTGGGCCGCCTGAACATCTGCAGCAAGGAGTACATGATCCGCCAGTACGACCACGAGGTCAAAGGCGCCAGCGTGGTCAAGCCCCTGGTGGGCGTGAAGCGCGACGGCCCGGCGGACGCGGCCGTGATGCGCCCGGTGCTCGCCCGCAAGGAGGCCCTGGTGCTCTCCCACGGCATCTGCCCCAAGTACTCCGACCTGGACGCCTACTGGATGATGGCCGGAGCCATCGACGAGGCCGTGCGCAACGCCGTGGCCACCGGCGCCGACCTGGCCCACATGGCCGGTGTGGACAACTTCTGCTGGTGCGACCCGGTGCAGTCCGCCAAGACGCCCGACGGCCGCTACAAGCTTGCCCAGCTGGTGCGCGCCAACCAGGCCCTGGCCCACTTCTGCCAAGCCTACGGCGTGCCCTGCGTCTCCGGCAAGGACTCCATGAAGAACGACTACACCGGCGGCGGGTCCAAGATCTCCATCCCGCCCACGGTGCTCTTCACGGTGCTCTCCGTGATACCCGACGCGGCCCAGACCATGACCTCCGACCTCAAGCAGGCCGGGGACGTGCTCTATATGCTGGGCCTGACCCGCCCCGAGCTTGGCGGATCCGAACTGGCGGAAGAGCTGGGCTTCACCGACTGCCGCGTGCCCCAGGTGGACGCCCTCTCGGCCAAGGCCCGCTACCGCAACCTGCGCCGGGCCATCAAAGGCCGGGTCGTCAACGCCTGCCACGACTGCTCCGACGGCGGCCTGGCCGTGGCCCTGGCGGAAATGTGCATCGGCGGCCGCTTGGGCGCGGACGTGGACCTGCTGCGCGTGCCCGCCAGCCAGGACTGCGCCACCCCCTTGGAGGTGCTCTACTCCGAGAGCCACTCCCGCTTCGTGGTCAGCGTGCCCTCCGGCAACGTGCCCAGCTTCGAGAAGCTCTTCGCCGGGCAGTGGATCGCCCCCATCGGACGCGTCACGGACGATGGAACGCTCACCATCCGCAACGGTGGAGCCGCCTTGTTGCGCTGCGGCGTGGATGACCTGGCCCAGGCATTCAAGGCCACACTGGACTGGTAGAACAACTATAGGATGTGACAATTGAGCCCCGTCCGCCTGCGGGCGGGGCTTTTTGATTTGTAAGGCGCAAATCTCCTTCAAGCATCGCTGTTTTAGGCATTTAGTATTGCAAATTCCTAATCCATAGCGTAGCGTAATATCGCTTGCAGAATCCTTATTAGTGTAGCTGTACTCGACAACTCTGCCGTACAGCGCCAAGGACGGGCGTATTGTCCTGGCGGACCTCCGTGGGCCGTTGCTTTCATCAGTTACGCACCTTCCTTGCCTTGGATTGCGGCTGCAAGCCCTTGGCCGCATCATTCGGCCAGGCGCCTGATCTGTTGCAACCAGAACCCGCAGGGAGGGGCCGTATGCGCCGGGCAGCCGTATTGTTAGCCGTTGGTGTATGCTTTGTGCCGTTGTTGGCAGTGTCGAACGCATTGTCCGCAGGGTACACCGGATCCAAAGCCTGCGCTGAATGCCATCAGAAAGAATTCGAATCCTACTCCAAGTCGGCCAAGAAGGCCCACTCCTTCCAATCCATCCAGATCATGGCCTCGAAGCTCACCCCGGCCGAGCTTCAAGAGTGCTACGGCTGCCATACCACCGGTTACGGACAGCCGGGCGGTTTCATCAGCATGGAAAAGACGCCCCAACTCGCCAACGCCGGGTGCGAGGTCTGCCACGGGCCGGGCGAAGCCCATGCCCAGTCCGGCGACAAGTCCCTCATCAAGACCTCGCTCTCCGTCGAGCAATGCCAGGCCTGCCATAACGAACAGCGTGTGAAATCCTTTGGTTTCAAGCCGATGCTGTACGGCGGCGCACACTAGGGAGGAAACGGCTGTGCATGTGTTCCATCAGTCACTCGGGTTCCGCGTCCTCTTGCTGATCACCGTCGTCACGGTGACCGTGTTCACGGGCCTGTTCCTGGCCAACTCCACCTGGCAGTCGCGCTCCACCATGGAGCTGGTGACCGCGAACTCCAACCGCGTTTCCCACCTAATGCTCATGGCGGTGGAGGAGCCCATGCGCCTGGGCAAGAACTCCGAGACCGCCGGAGTGTTCGAGAAAATGGCCAAGCGCGATGCGGCGGGGCACATTTTCCTGACCGACTACAAAGGCAACGTGACCTACTCCACCAACCAGAAGGCCCTGCGCAAGGATCTGGCGCCCTTCCTGCGCAGCCAGGCCGTCACCGGCCTGCTGGAGAAGGGCCTCGCCGGCGCCGAGGGTTCCGCCCAGACTGAGCTGGGCGGTTCGAGCTTCATGGCCATGGCCACCCCCATCCGCAACGAGGCCGAGTGCCACCACTGCCACGGGGCTACCAAGCCCATCCTGGGCACCATCGTCGTCCTGCAGGACATCACCTCCACCTTGGCCCAGGCCCGGCATGACCAGCTCATGAACGGCGCCATCTCGCTGTCCGGCCTGGTGCTGCTGCTCTGCCTGGTCACCTGGTTCATGAGGCGGGCGGTGCTGAGCCGCATCCAGGCCATCGTCTCCAACACCGCCCTGGTGCGCCAGGGCCGCCACGACGTGGACTTCAGCATGCGCGGCCAGGACGAGCTGTCCGGCCTGTCCCGCGACCTGGCCGGAATGGTGCGGACCATCCAGGATCAGCTGGAATACAACAAAAGCGTCTTGGAGGGCGTCAACATTCCGCTCTTCGTCACCGACCAGAACGGCGACTTCTGTTTCGCCAACTCACCGCTCTCGAAGATCCTGGGGCACTCGGAAGAGGAGCTCAACTGCCGCCGCGCCGACCTGATCCTGAGCGCGGGCGGAGCGACGCTGGACCTCTGCGCCACAGTGCTGGCCACGGGCACCGCCTCGGGCGGGAAGATCCTCTTCGAGCGGGAGGATGGCGAGATCTTCCCCTTGCATTACGAGGTCTCCCCCCTACGCGGGGCCAAGGGCCAGATGCTCGGCGTGATCGGCGTGCTCATGGATCTGACCGAAGAGGAAGAGGCCAAGGTGCAGATCGAGACGCAGCGCGCCAACCTGATGGACGTGGCGCGGGAGGTCATGTCGGTCTCGGCCAACCTCTCCGAAGCAGCCACCGAGCTGGCGGCCCAGATGGAAGTGGTGGCCCACAGCGTGGAGGACACAGCCGCGCTCACGGCCAACCTCACCAAGGCCATGGACCAGATGAACGACACCGTGCTGGAGGTGGCCCGCAACGCCAGCGAGACATCCAAGGCATCCGAGCAGGCTCAGACGGTGGCCCAGAAGGGCGGCACCGAAGTGAGGCTCACAGTGGACGAGACACGCCAGGTGGCCTCCCGCGCGGAGTCCCTTGCCGAATCGCTCAGCGAGCTGACAGAGAGGGCCATGAACATCGGACGCGTCATGGGCGTGGTGGGCGACATCGCCGACCAGACCAACCTGCTGGCCCTCAACGCCGCCATCGAAGCGGCCCGGGCGGGCGACGCTGGGCGCGGCTTCGCCGTAGTGGCCGACGAGGTGCGCAAACTGGCCGAAAAAACCATGCAGGCCACCGCCGAGGTCAGCCACGCCGTGACCGAGATACAGGACGGCACCAAGCATGTGGCCGGAGGCATGGCCGGAACCAAGGAATCCGTGGAGCACGCCGCCAGCATGGCGGAGCGCTCGGGCTCCGTGTTCTCAGACATCGTGTCGCACTCCGGCCGCATCGCGGACATGATCCGCTCCATCGCATCGGCCGCGGAGCAGCAATCCTCCACCAGCGAGGCCATCAACGACAACGTCTCCCATATCAACGGCCTCTCGCAGGACGTGGCCATGCGCGTCATGGAGGCCAACAAGCGCATCACGGCAGTGCGGGACATGTCCCGCCATCTGGCGGTGCTCGCGGGGCGATTCTCCGGCAACGGCGACGGGGGAAAGGAAGCACTTCCCTCTTGACAGGCGGGCCAGTCGCGCATGATAGCTCTCGATAGTCGCGTGGTGCCCTCCGTAACCGGAGCCCCACCGGCCTGTTGGAGCAGGGAGTTTTTTCCGCGCCGCGCCCCAGAGCCCGGCCGGTTTGCGCAACCGACGAATTGACCTCTTTGCCGCTCAGGCAAGGCTCGCCCCCGTGGCGGAGTCCGGCGCTGGGGGTAAAAAGATGGCGATCCGTCCTTTACCGTTCTCATCTGGAGGATTTTCATGGATAAATATGTCTGCAACGTCTGCGGATATGTGTACAACCCCGCCGAAGGCGATCCCGACAACAACGTCGCCCCCGGCACCCCCTGGGAGAAGGTCCCCGAAGATTGGACCTGCCCCGTCTGCGGCGCCCCCAAGGGCGAATTCTCCAAGGAATAGCATCCCTTTCCACGCCCGCCGGCCCCCCCCGGCGGGCTTCTCCATTTTTGAGGTATCCCCGATGAAATCCGTCGAGATTCTTAAAGACATTCATTATATTGGCGCAGTGGACTGGGACCGCCGCAACTTCCACGGCTACTCCCTCTCCCCCAAGGGCACCACATACAACGCCTTCCTGATCCAGGACGAAAAGAACACCGTGGTCGACACGGTGGACGCCGCCTTTGCGGGCGACCTGCTGTGCAAGATCGCGCACGTCATGCCCGTGGAGAAAGTGGACTACATCGTGGTCAACCACGTGGAGCCCGACCACTCCGGCGCCCTGCCCCGCCTGGTGGCCGCCAGCAAGCCCGAAAAAATCATCTGCTCGATCATGGGCGAGAAGGCCATCAAGGAGTACTACGACGCCAAGGACTGGCCCCTGCACGTGGTCAAGACCGGCGACACGCTCTCCATCGGCAAGCGCACCCTGCACTTCATGGAAACCAGGATGCTGCACTGGCCCGACTCCATGATGACCTACATCCCCCACGACAAGCTGCTCATCTCGCAGGACGCCTTCGGCCAGAACTACGCCACCTCCGAGCGATTCGCGGACGAGGTGGACCAGGCCGAACTGGCCAGGCAGCTCTCGCGCTATTACGCCAACATCGTGCTGCCCTACTCCTCCGTGACCCTCAAGATCCTTGAGGAAGTGGGCAAGCAGGGCTGGGACGTCCAGATGATCGCCCCGGACCACGGCCTGCTCTGGCGCGGCGAGGGAGTGGGCCAGGTCATCGAGGCCTACCGCAACTTCGCCCTGCAGAAGCCCGCCAACAAGGCCGTGGTGTTCTTCGACACCATGTGGCGCTCCACCGAGATGATGGCGCACGCCGTGGCCCAGGGCCTCTCCGACGCGGGCACCCCGGTGACGGTCATGTCCCTGAAGGCCAACCACCACTCCGACGTGATGACCGAGGTGTTCGAATCCGGCGCGGTGCTGGTGGGCTCGGCCACGCACAACAACGGCGTGCTGCCGCCCGTCTCCGCCATGCTCACCTACATGAAGGGCCTGCGCCCCCAGAACAAGGTGGCCGCGGCCTTCGGCTCCTACGGCTGGAGCGGCGAATCCCTCAAGCTGCTCACCGAGCAACTCACGGCCATGCACTTCGACGTGATCGAGGGCGTGCGCGCCAAGAACAGGCCCACCCACGAGCAGCTCAAGGCCTGCGTGGAGCTGGGACGCAAGGTGGCCGAGGCCCTGCAGGCCAAGATCGCCGCGTTCTAGGGTCCCGCCGGCGCGCGACTTCACACGACTCAGCGCAGCCCCCTCTGGATCTTCCGGAGGGGGCTCTTTTTTTGGGGGTGTATGCGGTTGCGCGCCCGGATCGCCAGAAGGATGTCGCGAAGAACTCCGGCGCCTGCCTGTACCACGTGGAGGCCCGGAAGCCGGGCTGGCCTTTGGAAGGTGTGCGGCGGCACGAGATGCCAGTCTTCCTCGTCCGCCCGCGTTGACCATCCCCCCTGTTTGATGTAGTTGCTGGGCGCCGCCCGATTCTGCTCATTCCGCCCGGCGGTTCCATAGCACAACACGTCGACACACCATGACATATACCCATATTCAAGCCCTGCGAGCCATCCTGTGCATCATGGTGGCCTTCGTGCACGTCAAGATCTACCTCTTGAAACAGGGCGACCCCTCGTACTTCATACACGTTCCCGACCTGATCGGCGGCGTGCCCTGCGCATTCTTCGCCATCTCCGGGTACTTCATGGCCTTCCTGGTGGACAGGAACTCCAAGCACTTCCTGGCGCAGCGCCTGGTGCGCGTGTACCCCATGTATTTCATGGTCATCGTCATGGCTTTCGTGATGCGCGCCTTCACCAACCACCAGCTCAACCTGGACGACCTGCCCTACGTCATGTCCCTGCTGCCCTTCGGCATGGGCAAGAGCTACAAGCTGGGCATCGAGTGGACCCTGGTCTACGAGATATGGTATTATCTCATCTGCGCGCTGTTCGCCCGCCCCAAGTGGACGAAGTATTTCCCGGGGTTCCTGCTGGCCTGGCTGTTCGCCTGCATCATCGTCCACATCTTCGCCTTCAAGCCGCCGCAGCCCGTGCCCAACATGCTCAACATCTGGTTCTCCATCTGGAACCCGTCCTTTATATTGGGCGCGCTGACGTTCTATTACATCCAGCGGTACAATGAGCCTTTCACCCAACAGATGATGCTCCTGGTGATGACGGCCGTGTCGCTGGCCTGCCTGGAGCTCTGGGCTGTGCGTTTCTCAGTACTCTACATCCTGGGCGTACTCTCCTGCTTCTTGCTCTACGGGCTCATCAAGCTGGAGAGCCGCGTCAGCTCGCCGCCAATGCTGGCCCAATACGGGGATTATTCATACACGCTCTACCTGATACACACCAACGTCATCATCCTGGTGTTCGACCGCTGGAAGTACTTCACGGATACGCCCCCCGGGCTCATCGCCGGGCTCATGGCCCTGGTTCTCTGCATCGGCGGGGCCTGGTACCTGGGGCAGGTGGATGTCACGGTGCATGCCCGGCTGCGCGTCTGGCTGAACAAGTACCTCAGCCGCAAGGCCGCGCTGTCGGCCCCGCGCCCGCAGACGCAGTCCGGGTCCTGACCGGCAAACCCCAGGTGGAATAATCAAAGGACCCCCGCGTTAGCGCAGCGCGGGGGTCCTTTTTGTTGGTGCGGCCGTACGCGAGGCTTCGTGGCGTAGGGTCGCTATCCCCGCGGGTCCTTGCGGCGCAGCCGCTTGGCGGGCACCGGGGCGTGGAGCGGATAGACGGGGTTGGCCGAACCAATTTGGATATCAGGCGATTTATTTATTATGCTCTGTTGACACCAGGGCCCGGCCTCGATATAGGACAAATCAGCTCTTAATTATCCTGTTTCGAGGCAGCATGAAACTCACCCGCGCCGCAGAATACGCCATCCGTTGCGTCCTGTACCTCTCCAAGCAGCCGTTTGGACTGGTGGTCAGCCGCCGCGAGATCGCCGAGGCCATGAGCATCCCCCAGGCCTTCCTGGGCAAGATCGCCCAGAGCCTGGCCAAGGCGGGCGTCGTGGTGGTGCGCCAGGGCGCGCTTGGGGGAATGGAATTGGCGCTTCCCCCGCAGGAGATTTCTTTGCTAATGGTGGTGGAGGCCGTAGACGGCGAAATACTGGTGAACGAGTGCCTTTCGCGCCCGCAGGACTGCGAGCGCAGCTCATGTTGCGCGGTGCACCGCGTGTGGCACAAGGCCAGGACCCAGTTCCGCCAGACGCTGGGAGCGGCGAACTTCGAAAGCCTCGCCAGAACGGACAGCAACTTGGACCCCGCAGCGCAGTGCGATGCGGCATGCTCCGGCGGAAGATCCGCCACAACTTCAAAAGGCCAGGCATAGGAGAGAAGGCGCATGGACACCTTGATGCTTTCCCGTTTGCAGTTCGCCGCGGCCACCTTCTTTCACTTCATCTTCGTCCCCCTGACCCTGGGCCTCTCCATTCTCGTTGCCTACATGGAGACCCGTTACGTCAGCACCGGCGACGAGATGTATAAGAAGATGGCAAAATACTGGGGCAAACTTTTTCTCATCAATTTTGCAATCGGCATCGTCACCGGCATAACACTGGAATTCCAATTCGGCACCAACTGGTCGCGCTACTCGGCCTACGTGGGCGATATTTTCGGCCCGCTGCTGGCCATCGAGGCCTCAGTGGCCTTCTTCCTCGAATCCACCATGATCGGCGTGTGGGTCTTCGGGTGGGATAAGCTCTCCAAGCGGATGCACGCCGCGGCC
This genomic stretch from Fundidesulfovibrio soli harbors:
- a CDS encoding FprA family A-type flavoprotein, with protein sequence MKSVEILKDIHYIGAVDWDRRNFHGYSLSPKGTTYNAFLIQDEKNTVVDTVDAAFAGDLLCKIAHVMPVEKVDYIVVNHVEPDHSGALPRLVAASKPEKIICSIMGEKAIKEYYDAKDWPLHVVKTGDTLSIGKRTLHFMETRMLHWPDSMMTYIPHDKLLISQDAFGQNYATSERFADEVDQAELARQLSRYYANIVLPYSSVTLKILEEVGKQGWDVQMIAPDHGLLWRGEGVGQVIEAYRNFALQKPANKAVVFFDTMWRSTEMMAHAVAQGLSDAGTPVTVMSLKANHHSDVMTEVFESGAVLVGSATHNNGVLPPVSAMLTYMKGLRPQNKVAAAFGSYGWSGESLKLLTEQLTAMHFDVIEGVRAKNRPTHEQLKACVELGRKVAEALQAKIAAF
- a CDS encoding acyltransferase family protein, which gives rise to MTYTHIQALRAILCIMVAFVHVKIYLLKQGDPSYFIHVPDLIGGVPCAFFAISGYFMAFLVDRNSKHFLAQRLVRVYPMYFMVIVMAFVMRAFTNHQLNLDDLPYVMSLLPFGMGKSYKLGIEWTLVYEIWYYLICALFARPKWTKYFPGFLLAWLFACIIVHIFAFKPPQPVPNMLNIWFSIWNPSFILGALTFYYIQRYNEPFTQQMMLLVMTAVSLACLELWAVRFSVLYILGVLSCFLLYGLIKLESRVSSPPMLAQYGDYSYTLYLIHTNVIILVFDRWKYFTDTPPGLIAGLMALVLCIGGAWYLGQVDVTVHARLRVWLNKYLSRKAALSAPRPQTQSGS
- a CDS encoding RrF2 family transcriptional regulator, whose product is MKLTRAAEYAIRCVLYLSKQPFGLVVSRREIAEAMSIPQAFLGKIAQSLAKAGVVVVRQGALGGMELALPPQEISLLMVVEAVDGEILVNECLSRPQDCERSSCCAVHRVWHKARTQFRQTLGAANFESLARTDSNLDPAAQCDAACSGGRSATTSKGQA
- a CDS encoding cytochrome c family protein, whose amino-acid sequence is MRRAAVLLAVGVCFVPLLAVSNALSAGYTGSKACAECHQKEFESYSKSAKKAHSFQSIQIMASKLTPAELQECYGCHTTGYGQPGGFISMEKTPQLANAGCEVCHGPGEAHAQSGDKSLIKTSLSVEQCQACHNEQRVKSFGFKPMLYGGAH
- a CDS encoding phosphoribosylformylglycinamidine synthase subunit PurS, which gives rise to MLFRVEVAPKPHVLDVPGRRAAMRITHELGVEVDGAAVVKTYTVAGLDRQEIDRVIEAAALHDPVSHVASITPLAQGFDWIIEVGLRPGVTDNEGRTAKETLALVLGLDKARVRSLAVYTSSQYALSGKLDLAQVEHIAKDHLCNELIQRYEVKSAAQWAEKAGFEPRAAQVTGRASDEVLTIDLAAMSDDELMAFSRDNVLALSLEEMLAIRDHYSAPGVAERRKAAGLPAQPTDAELEVLAQTWSEHCKHKIFSADIDYENAETGTRQSIQSLYKTYIQGSTAAIRKSMGAGDICLSVFKDNAGVIRFTDEHHLCVKVETHNSPSALDPYGGALTGIVGVNRDPMGTGMGANLLCNTDVFCFASPFHDEPLPPRLLHPRRVMEGVREGVEHGGNKSGIPTVNGSVVFHERFLGKPLVFCGTVGIMPAEVGGKPSFEKRALPGDRIVMTGGRIGKDGIHGATFSSEELHEGSPATAVQIGDPITQRKMYDFLMRARDLGLYHAITDNGAGGLSSSVGEMAQDSGGAELDLSKAPLKYDGLRPWEILLSEAQERMTVAVGPDQFESFMALAAEMDVEATDLGRFTDSGTLSVSYGQKPVAMLDMDFLHGGTPRMRLEARWERPEAICQPQPAVEDQAGLLMSMLGRLNICSKEYMIRQYDHEVKGASVVKPLVGVKRDGPADAAVMRPVLARKEALVLSHGICPKYSDLDAYWMMAGAIDEAVRNAVATGADLAHMAGVDNFCWCDPVQSAKTPDGRYKLAQLVRANQALAHFCQAYGVPCVSGKDSMKNDYTGGGSKISIPPTVLFTVLSVIPDAAQTMTSDLKQAGDVLYMLGLTRPELGGSELAEELGFTDCRVPQVDALSAKARYRNLRRAIKGRVVNACHDCSDGGLAVALAEMCIGGRLGADVDLLRVPASQDCATPLEVLYSESHSRFVVSVPSGNVPSFEKLFAGQWIAPIGRVTDDGTLTIRNGGAALLRCGVDDLAQAFKATLDW
- the rd gene encoding rubredoxin, with the translated sequence MDKYVCNVCGYVYNPAEGDPDNNVAPGTPWEKVPEDWTCPVCGAPKGEFSKE
- a CDS encoding methyl-accepting chemotaxis protein, whose amino-acid sequence is MFHQSLGFRVLLLITVVTVTVFTGLFLANSTWQSRSTMELVTANSNRVSHLMLMAVEEPMRLGKNSETAGVFEKMAKRDAAGHIFLTDYKGNVTYSTNQKALRKDLAPFLRSQAVTGLLEKGLAGAEGSAQTELGGSSFMAMATPIRNEAECHHCHGATKPILGTIVVLQDITSTLAQARHDQLMNGAISLSGLVLLLCLVTWFMRRAVLSRIQAIVSNTALVRQGRHDVDFSMRGQDELSGLSRDLAGMVRTIQDQLEYNKSVLEGVNIPLFVTDQNGDFCFANSPLSKILGHSEEELNCRRADLILSAGGATLDLCATVLATGTASGGKILFEREDGEIFPLHYEVSPLRGAKGQMLGVIGVLMDLTEEEEAKVQIETQRANLMDVAREVMSVSANLSEAATELAAQMEVVAHSVEDTAALTANLTKAMDQMNDTVLEVARNASETSKASEQAQTVAQKGGTEVRLTVDETRQVASRAESLAESLSELTERAMNIGRVMGVVGDIADQTNLLALNAAIEAARAGDAGRGFAVVADEVRKLAEKTMQATAEVSHAVTEIQDGTKHVAGGMAGTKESVEHAASMAERSGSVFSDIVSHSGRIADMIRSIASAAEQQSSTSEAINDNVSHINGLSQDVAMRVMEANKRITAVRDMSRHLAVLAGRFSGNGDGGKEALPS